One region of Hemiscyllium ocellatum isolate sHemOce1 chromosome 32, sHemOce1.pat.X.cur, whole genome shotgun sequence genomic DNA includes:
- the LOC132830960 gene encoding phenylethanolamine N-methyltransferase, whose amino-acid sequence MLRSAEVADRYQLFNPQAYLQNNYMPPRANFENEDCVVPWKLRCFASSFSTGEIHGHTLLDIGSGPTLYQVISACNFFNKIVMSDYLEVNREELRKWLRRDPGAFDWSPYIKYVCDLDGKRDHWEDTERKLRETIQEVCHCDIMQANPLHPKVLNPVDAISTTFCLESVCPDKKSLEEALTNISSLLKPGGFLLMIGALNESYYLAGEVKLSVIPLDEDYVKETVSRSGYRICTFKTYNMPPDLNIGVDDVCAVFYLQAQKI is encoded by the exons ATGTTGAGATCTGCTGAGGTTGCTGATAGATACCAGCTCTTCAATCCTCAGGCATATCTTCAGAACAACTATATGCCTCCTCGAGCCAACTTTGAGAATGAGGACTGTGTTGTTCCCTGGAAACTCCGCTGCTTTGCATCCTCATTCTCAACAG GAGAAATTCATGGCCACACGCTCCTGGACATCGGCTCTGGCCCAACTCTGTACCAAGTTATCAGCGCCTGTAACTTCTTCAACAAGATTGTAATGTCTGATTACTTGGAGGTGAATCGGGAGGAACTCAGGAAATGGCTGAGAAGAGACCCTGGAGCCTTTGACTGGAGTCCCTACATTAAATATGTATGTGACCTTGACGGAAAGAG GGATCACTGGGAAGATACAGAGAGGAAACTACGGGAAACAATTCAAGAGGTCTGTCATTGTGACATCATGCAGGCAAATCCTCTGCACCCAAAGGTGCTGAATCCTGTTGATGCCATCAGTACCACCTTCTGCCTGGAGTCTGTGTGCCCAGATAAGAAATCACTGGAGGAGGCTTTAACTAATATCAGCTCACTGCTGAAACCAGGTGGCTTCCTCCTGATGATTGGGGCACTCAATGAATCCTACTACCTGGCTGGGGAAGTGAAGCTCAGCGTCATTCCTCTTGATGAAGATTATGTGAAGGAGACAGTTAGCAGGTCTGGCTACAGAATCTGTACCTTCAAAACATACAACATGCCACCTGATCTGAACATTGGGGTTGATGATGTGTGCGCGGTTTTCTACCTTCAAGCACAAAAAATCTGA